The DNA sequence TATGAGTAAGTTGGAACACTTGGAGGAAAACCTTCAGATATTAAGCATACCAAGGCTAAGTGAGACAGAGTTTTTAAGCCTTTTTAAATAGTTTCAAACTATCCAAGATTTATGCTCACTGCTTTCGGAGGTTTAGCCTATAAGCATTTCCTGATTTGAGGGTGCTCCCACTTAGGAGTTATGATTTAGATACGGTTTGAGGGGCAATAAAAACCCTACGTGCATAAGCGGTAAGCATGAGCCATGAGGAACTTTTTACTTTTTGTGGAAAGCAGAGACAGGTTTGCGGTGGGGCTTTTCAGACAGTTCAAGATTGAGGAAACACCCAGCAGGGTCCTTATAATCACGCCTACCCTTGAGCAGAAAAGGTGGGTGCTTGAATACATAAGAGCAAGGCTCTACGACTACGGAAAGGAGATATTGGTAAAGTCTTGGGAAGAGGATAAAAGGCAGGAAGAGGAGCTTACAAAGGATGGTCTTTTGTCCTCTTTTAGCTTTGATAACTTTGTGGTGGGAAAGTCCAACCAGCTTGTATACAAGGTGTGTCTTGAGGTTTCTAAAAATCCGGGTGTATATAGCCCTCTCTTTATATATGGTGGTGTTGGTCTTGGCAAAACTCATCTTTTACATGCGGTAGGTAATATGGCAAAGTCCTTAGGTTATAAAGCTATATATAGACAAGCGGTAGAATTTTCTGAGGAGATGATAAAAAGCCTTAAGAACGGGAAAATAGAGGATTTTAGGAAGACCTATTCTAACGTGGATATATTACTTTTGGATGATGTGCAGTTTCTTTCTGGCAAAGACAGGACACAGGTGGAACTTTTTAGGGTATTTGAAGCTCTGCAATCTAAGGAAAAGCAGATAGTGTTTGTAAGCGACAGGCATCCGAGGGATATAAGGGATGTATCTGAAAGGCTTTTGAGTAGGTTTGTTAGCGGTCTTATTTTGGAAATAGGGCTTGATGCAGAAACAAAACTATCTATAATAAGGCACAAGCTACTACTTTTTGGACTTCCTACAGACAAAAGACATATTGATTATGTTATGGAAAATACTGGCTACAGCGTAAGGGAGATAGAGGGCTTTATAAAAACCCTAAAGTTTACCGGCATAAGGGAAGAAGCTTCTACAAAAACTCTACGTAAAGAAGAAGACCTAATAA is a window from the Aquificaceae bacterium genome containing:
- a CDS encoding chromosomal replication initiator protein DnaA, giving the protein MRNFLLFVESRDRFAVGLFRQFKIEETPSRVLIITPTLEQKRWVLEYIRARLYDYGKEILVKSWEEDKRQEEELTKDGLLSSFSFDNFVVGKSNQLVYKVCLEVSKNPGVYSPLFIYGGVGLGKTHLLHAVGNMAKSLGYKAIYRQAVEFSEEMIKSLKNGKIEDFRKTYSNVDILLLDDVQFLSGKDRTQVELFRVFEALQSKEKQIVFVSDRHPRDIRDVSERLLSRFVSGLILEIGLDAETKLSIIRHKLLLFGLPTDKRHIDYVMENTGYSVREIEGFIKTLKFTGIREEASTKTLRKEEDLIRHVAKYFNLRPEDLKRETKERKVLRARQTAMYLCRTLLHMSYSEIARLFGKPDHTSALYSIKKVEEKKQQDRKFAYMLEMLEKSVKKHLGLN